A genomic segment from Bombus affinis isolate iyBomAffi1 chromosome 13, iyBomAffi1.2, whole genome shotgun sequence encodes:
- the LOC126923440 gene encoding RNA-binding region-containing protein 3 isoform X2: MSSEIAHASDTLRILHLPPELSDERRNELFKKYGATKTRTLRFSKKYTITFAKFQSQEIATQALLRLHQLNVKGQYLTVEFAKKSMSIEKTENNVDNDKLTKGESKKESTNRSNFQTFLHKLNSWTMNQVFTQPPPPNIQYKYSAPTKGTLIRIAIQLLKEPVFYTQVLHLMNRMNLPPPFEELEAEFPALKEAYDIEKYNDIFIKESLYTKGNKEEEESEIESNEEDNAIPMEIIPVKRKRPQHKKRLKIPKFINPNKQITSSNSTQKVVKPADMFEPVQRGETKNLKIELKMVDKLLDASNKEENTDSNNATDGGFGLMFPLSKPLDLAENIENTKGVEQEVITSNQLANNRISANDQRLLPVFKNYHPGKPSNRLYIKNLTKQVEEKDLHFIYRKYIVPELKTEFEYDVRLMQEGRMKGQAFITLQTVEQAQLALNETNGFILKDKPMVVQFAKISKS, translated from the exons aTGTCATCTGAAATAGCACAT gcCTCAGATACACTTAGAATTCTTCATTTGCCACCAGAACTTTCTGATGAACGACGTAATGAATTATTCAAAAAATATGGTGCTACTAAAACCCGAACTTTGAGGTTTTCTAAAAAGTACACTATAACTTTTGCAAAATTCCAATCTCAAGAAATAGCCACACAAGCATTGTTACGTTTACATCAATTAAATGTCAAAGGACAATATTTAACAGTTGAATTTGCTAAAAAGTCTATGTCAATAgaaaaaacagaaaataatgTTGATAATGACAAACTTACAAAAGGAGAAAGTAAGAAGGAATCCACAAACAGATCTAACTTTCAAACATTTCTACACAAACTAAATAGTTGGACTATGAACCAAGTTTTTACTCAGCCACCTCCAccaaatatacaatataaatattcaGCACCAACAAAAGGCACTTTAATAAGAATAGCCATACAATTATTAAAAGAACCAGTGTTTTATACTCAG GTTTTACATTTGATGAATAGGATGAATTTACCACCTCCTTTTGAAGAATTAGAAGCAGAATTTCCAGCACTTAAGGAAGCTTATGATATAGAAAAGTataatgatatttttataaaagaaagttTATATACTAAAGGAAACAAAg AAGAAGAGGAATCGGAAATAGAGTCAAATGAGGAAGATAATGCAATACCTATGGAAATTATACCTGTAAAAAGAAAACGTCCACAACATAAAAAACGtttaaaaattccaaaatttaTTAATCCAAATAAACAAATAACATCTTCAAATTCTACACAAAAAGTTGTAAAACCAGCAGATATGTTTGAGCCAGTACAACGTGGTGAAACAAAAAATCTTAAAATTGAACTGAAAATGGTGGATAAACTCTTAGATGCTTCAAATAAAGAGGAAAATACTGATTCTAACAATGCTACAGATGGTGGCTTTGGGTTAATGTTTCCGCTTTCTAAACCCCTTGATCTTGccgaaaatatcgaaaatactAAGGGTGTTGAGCAAGAAGTAATTACATCTAATCAGTTAGCAAATAATAGAATTTCGGCTAATG ATCAAAGATTACTTCCTGTTTTTAAAAATTACCACCCTGGGAAACCATCAAATCGTTTATATATAAAGAATCTTACAAAGCAAGTTGAAGAGAAGGATCTACATTTTATTTACCGAAAATATATAGTACCTGAATTAAAAACAGAATTTGA GTATGATGTGAGACTTATGCAAGAGGGTAGAATGAAGGGTCAAGCATTTATCACATTGCAGACTGTAGAACAAGCACAGTTAGCTCTTAATGAAACAAATGgttttattttaaaagataaGCCAATGGTTGTACAGTTCGCTAAAATATCAAAAAGTTaa
- the LOC126923445 gene encoding nucleolar protein 58-like, whose protein sequence is MDVSLLLQHSQYALPVGIVLVCAILVFVFGFKKAEQPPFAQLSVGSDVDRKFANKKRSKIKEKKSVNGQVTIEKPSPIKKSVSTKTDAAKKAVSKPDDIEGKLKERKQEDNKISVTKKDKDQAVVKVGKENKVEQVKNKKNIKNLFQEKPVDFDEGDWEQAYSRKDKKNKKKEEESPSKKNKKNAKKADLINEEVTKQKVSEKTEIKDKVIKETENKELKEKEKKDVILTPISNEEISKEKEQQKEEQTKNETVEKEEKKSGKSKKTKKVSESENTSVVTPPTSKVDNKVQEQRAKKKDENTEKDLDNSEEKSPKAVQTQEKTGPVFDELGDAWTEAKPQKKSKKKARKDN, encoded by the exons ATGGACGTCAGCTTGCTGCTTCAGCATTCACAATATGCGTTACCTGTGGGTATCGTGCTTGTATGTGCGATTCTCGTTTTCGTCTTTGGTTTCAAGAAAGCCGAACAACCACCTTTTGCACAGCTTTCGGTAGGCTCCGACGTGGACCGGAAATTTGCCAACAAGAAACGTAGCAAGATCAAAGAAAAG AAATCTGTTAATGGCCAAGTTACAATTGAAAAGCCAAGTCCTATTAAAAAATCTGTATCAACAAAAACAGATGCTGCAAAGAAAGCTGTGTCTAAACCAGATGATATTGAAGGAAAGCTGAAAGAACGAAAACAAGAAGATAATAAAATTTCTGTAACAAAAAAAGATAAAGATCAAGCTGTAGTAAAAGTTGGTAAAGAAAACAAAGTTGAACAagtgaaaaataagaagaacaTAAAGAATTTATTCCAAGAAAAGCCAGTTGACTTTGATGAAG GCGACTGGGAACAAGCTTATTCACGAAAAgataagaaaaataagaaaaaagaagaagaatctcCTTCAAAGAAGAACAAAAAGAATGCTAAAAAGGCTGATTTAATTAATGAAGAAGTTACAAAACAAAAAGTTTCAGAAAaaacagaaattaaagataaagTTATTAAGGAAACAGAAAATAAAGAGTtaaaagagaaggagaaaaaaGATGTGATACTTACACCTATTTCCAATGAGGAAATAAGTAAGGAAAAAGAACAACAAAAGGAAGAACAAACTAAG aaTGAAACggtagaaaaagaagagaaaaagagtgGAAAGTCAAAGAAGACTAAGAAAGTTTCTGAAAGTGAAAACACCTCTGTAGTGACCCCACCTACATCAAAAGTAGATAATAAAGTTCAAGAACAAAGAGCAAAAAAGAAGGATGAGAATACAGAAAAAGATTTAGATAATTCAGAAGAAAAAAGTCCTAAAGCTGTACAAACACAAGAGAAGACTGGACCAGTGTTTGATGAACTAGGAG ATGCCTGGACAGAAGCCAAACCtcaaaagaaaagtaaaaagaaagcTCGTAAAGATAACTGA
- the LOC126923440 gene encoding RNA-binding region-containing protein 3 isoform X1 has product MSSEIAHASDTLRILHLPPELSDERRNELFKKYGATKTRTLRFSKKYTITFAKFQSQEIATQALLRLHQLNVKGQYLTVEFAKKSMSIEKTENNVDNDKLTKGESKKESTNRSNFQTFLHKLNSWTMNQVFTQPPPPNIQYKYSAPTKGTLIRIAIQLLKEPVFYTQVLHLMNRMNLPPPFEELEAEFPALKEAYDIEKYNDIFIKESLYTKGNKDIFNEEIEEEESEIESNEEDNAIPMEIIPVKRKRPQHKKRLKIPKFINPNKQITSSNSTQKVVKPADMFEPVQRGETKNLKIELKMVDKLLDASNKEENTDSNNATDGGFGLMFPLSKPLDLAENIENTKGVEQEVITSNQLANNRISANDQRLLPVFKNYHPGKPSNRLYIKNLTKQVEEKDLHFIYRKYIVPELKTEFEYDVRLMQEGRMKGQAFITLQTVEQAQLALNETNGFILKDKPMVVQFAKISKS; this is encoded by the exons aTGTCATCTGAAATAGCACAT gcCTCAGATACACTTAGAATTCTTCATTTGCCACCAGAACTTTCTGATGAACGACGTAATGAATTATTCAAAAAATATGGTGCTACTAAAACCCGAACTTTGAGGTTTTCTAAAAAGTACACTATAACTTTTGCAAAATTCCAATCTCAAGAAATAGCCACACAAGCATTGTTACGTTTACATCAATTAAATGTCAAAGGACAATATTTAACAGTTGAATTTGCTAAAAAGTCTATGTCAATAgaaaaaacagaaaataatgTTGATAATGACAAACTTACAAAAGGAGAAAGTAAGAAGGAATCCACAAACAGATCTAACTTTCAAACATTTCTACACAAACTAAATAGTTGGACTATGAACCAAGTTTTTACTCAGCCACCTCCAccaaatatacaatataaatattcaGCACCAACAAAAGGCACTTTAATAAGAATAGCCATACAATTATTAAAAGAACCAGTGTTTTATACTCAG GTTTTACATTTGATGAATAGGATGAATTTACCACCTCCTTTTGAAGAATTAGAAGCAGAATTTCCAGCACTTAAGGAAGCTTATGATATAGAAAAGTataatgatatttttataaaagaaagttTATATACTAAAGGAAACAAAg ATATTTTTAATGAGGAAATAGAAGAAGAGGAATCGGAAATAGAGTCAAATGAGGAAGATAATGCAATACCTATGGAAATTATACCTGTAAAAAGAAAACGTCCACAACATAAAAAACGtttaaaaattccaaaatttaTTAATCCAAATAAACAAATAACATCTTCAAATTCTACACAAAAAGTTGTAAAACCAGCAGATATGTTTGAGCCAGTACAACGTGGTGAAACAAAAAATCTTAAAATTGAACTGAAAATGGTGGATAAACTCTTAGATGCTTCAAATAAAGAGGAAAATACTGATTCTAACAATGCTACAGATGGTGGCTTTGGGTTAATGTTTCCGCTTTCTAAACCCCTTGATCTTGccgaaaatatcgaaaatactAAGGGTGTTGAGCAAGAAGTAATTACATCTAATCAGTTAGCAAATAATAGAATTTCGGCTAATG ATCAAAGATTACTTCCTGTTTTTAAAAATTACCACCCTGGGAAACCATCAAATCGTTTATATATAAAGAATCTTACAAAGCAAGTTGAAGAGAAGGATCTACATTTTATTTACCGAAAATATATAGTACCTGAATTAAAAACAGAATTTGA GTATGATGTGAGACTTATGCAAGAGGGTAGAATGAAGGGTCAAGCATTTATCACATTGCAGACTGTAGAACAAGCACAGTTAGCTCTTAATGAAACAAATGgttttattttaaaagataaGCCAATGGTTGTACAGTTCGCTAAAATATCAAAAAGTTaa